In a single window of the Oryctolagus cuniculus chromosome 9, mOryCun1.1, whole genome shotgun sequence genome:
- the NOP2 gene encoding 28S rRNA (cytosine(4447)-C(5))-methyltransferase isoform X2, whose protein sequence is MGRKLDPTKKAKRGPGRKARKQKGAETELLRFLPAADDENSKRLSSRARKRAAKRRLSSAETPKTNKPPGAKSLPGKLPKGAVQTPAKKGAPPSFDTARGKKRPAPAHSSDEEEEEEESEEDGVENQGGLWDSEDSDADVIDDYGADSGSEGEDEDEELLPIEKMARKQKAQEAAGGQWSEEDSDEEEEMATASGPTKEQEADSSLQINVDEEEPFVLPPDGQMEQDAQAPDLQRIHKRIQDIVGVLRDFGAQREEGRSRAEYLSRLRKDLATYYSYGDFLLSKLMDLFPLSELVEFLEANEVPRPVTLRTNTLKTRRRDLAQALINRGVNLDPLGKWSKTGLVVYDSSVPIGATPEYLAGHYMLQGASSMLPVMALAPQEHERILDMCCAPGGKTSYIAQLMKNTGVILANDANAERLKSVVGNLHRLGVTNTIISHHDGRHFPKVVGGFDRVLLDAPCSGTGVISKDPAVKTNKDEKDILRCAHLQKELLLSAIDSVNAASKTGGYLVYCTCSVMVEENEWVVDYALKKRNVRLVPTGLDFGQEGFTRFRERRFHPSLRSTRRFYPHTHNMDGFFIAKFKKFSNSVPQPQPGDSATTTPAGLGLSDLKGQATPRSESSSQPAPKAAGAAKAKQQAQKRQHPKKASFQKLNGVAKRAGAELAAAPSGTKAQASPKLKENRQPAEKADGIREPEVRGQPKRPARKRQTPKKGATLKQNAPPKGTDTETPAVPTFSKPKDGAQPLGKARGAKRLKQHLQEQSLKKAAVQTQNGTAEGPPVPTAPSLTANRPPPAKRKRSRSRGHSQPLLA, encoded by the exons ATGGGGCGCAAGTTGGACCCTACAAAGAAGGCGAAGCGCGGGCCGGGCCGAAAGGCCCGAAAGCAGAAGGGTGCGGAGACGGAGCTCCTCCGTTTCTTGCCTGCAG CTGATGACGAAAATTCCAAGAGACTATCCAGTCGTGCCCGAAAGAG GGCAGCCAAGAGGAGGTTGAGCTCTGCTGAAACTCCCAAGACAAATAAGCCTCCTGGGGCCAAGTCCTTGCCCGGAAAGCTCCCCAAAG GAGCCGTGCAGACTCCTGCTAAGAAGGGAGCCCCCCCTTCATTTGACACTGCTCGGGGCAAGAAGCGGCCAGCTCCAGCCCACAGCAgcgatgaggaagaggaggaggaagagtctGAAGAGGATGGTGTGGAGAACCAGGGGGGCCTCTGGGACTCAGAGGACAGTGATGCTGATGTCATAGACGACTACGGGGCCGACTCCGGCTCCGAGGgagaggatgaagatgaagag TTGCTGCCCATTGAAAAAATGGCTCGGAAGCAGAAGGCCCAGGAAGCTGCAGG GGGCCAGTGGAGTGAGGAAGATTCTgatgaagaggaagaaatggCCACTGCATCAGGTCCGACGaaggagcaggaagctgactcCAGCCTGCAGATCAATGTGGATGAGGAAGAGCCCTTTGTGCTGCCCCCTGATGGGCAGATGGAGCAGG ATGCCCAGGCCCCAGACCTGCAGCGAATTCACAAGCGCATCCAGGACATTGTGGGCGTACTGCGTGATTTTGGGGCCCAGCGGGAGGAAGGTCGGTCTCGGGCAGAGTACCTGAGCCGGCTTCGGAAGGACCTGGCCACTTACTACTCGTACGGGGACTTTCTGCTTAGCAAGCTCATGGACCTCTTCCCTCTGTCTGAG CTGGTGGAGTTCTTAGAGGCCAATGAGGTGCCTCGGCCCGTCACCCTCCGGACCAACACCTTGAAAACCCGCCGCCGAGACCTGGCCCAG GCGCTGATCAATCGTGGGGTTAACCTGGACCCCTTGGGCAAGTGGTCAAAGACTGGGCTGGTGGTGTATGATTCTTCAGTGCCCATTG GTGCTACCCCCGAGTACCTGGCAGGGCACTACATGCTTCAGGGGGCCTCCAGCATGTTACCTGTCATGGCCCTCGCCCCCCAGGAACACGAGCGGATCCTCGACATGTGTTGTGCGCCAGGAGGGAAGACCAGCTACATAG CCCAACTGATGAAGAACACGGGTGTGATCCTTGCCAATGATGCCAACGCCGAGCGGCTCAAGAGTGTTGTGGGCAACCTGCACCGGCTGGGAGTCACCAACACCATCATCAGCCACCACGATGGGCGTCATTTCCCCAAG GTGGTGGGGGGTTTTGACCGAGTACTGCTGGACGCTCCCTGCAGTGGCACTGGGGTCATCTCCAAAGACCCGGCCGTGAAGACAAACAAG GACGAGAAGGACATCCTACGCTGTGCCCACCTTCAGAAGGAGTTGCTGCTGAGTGCTATCGATTCTGTCAACGCCGCCTCCAAGACAGGCGGCTACCTCGTCTACTGCACCTGTTCTGTCATG GTGGAAGAGAACGAGTGGGTGGTAGACTACGCCCTGAAGAAGAGGAACGTGCGGCTGGTGCCCACAGGCCTAGACTTTGGCCAGGAGGGTTTTACCCGCTTTCGGGAAAGGCGCTTCCATCCTAGTCTGCGTTCTACCCGGCGCTTCTACCCTCACACCCACAACATGGATGGCTTCTTTATTGCCAAGTTCAAGAAATTTTCCAACtctgtcccccagccccagccag GAGATTCTGCCACAACCACGCCTGCAGGCCTAGGCTTGTCTGACTTGAAGGGTCAGGCCACCCCCAGGTCTGAGAGCAGCAGCCAGCCGGCCCCGAAGGCTGCAGGGGCTGCAAAGGCAAAGCAGCAGGCGCAGAAGCGGCAACATCCCAAGAAGGCCTCTTTCCAGAAGCTCAACGGCGTCGCCAAAAGGGCAGGCGCAGAACTGGCCGCTGCACCTTCGGGCACAAAGGCCCAGGCCTCCCCCAAGCTCAAGGAGAACCGTCAGCCAGCTGAGAAGGCTGACGGGATCAGGGAGCCAGAGGTGAGAGGGCAGCCCAAGCGACCGGCACGTAAACGGCAGACCCCCAAGAAGGGCGCCACCCTGAAGCAGAACGCCCCTCCCAAGGGCACGGACACAGAAACACCTGCCGTGCCCACCTTCTCCAAGCCCAAGGATGGCGCTCAGCCCCTTGGGAAGGCCAGAGGGGCCAAGAGGCTCAAGCAGCATTTGCAAGAGCAGTCTTTGAAGAAGGCTGCCGTCCAGACTCAGAATGGCACTGCTGAAGGGCCTCCGGTTCCCACCGCACCTTCCCTCACTGCCAACCGGCCCCCACCTGCAAAGAGGAAGAGATCTCGGTCCAGGGGCCACAGCCAGCCCCTGCTGGCCTAG
- the NOP2 gene encoding 28S rRNA (cytosine(4447)-C(5))-methyltransferase isoform X1 — translation MGRKLDPTKKAKRGPGRKARKQKGAETELLRFLPAADDENSKRLSSRARKRAAKRRLSSAETPKTNKPPGAKSLPGKLPKGVSAGAVQTPAKKGAPPSFDTARGKKRPAPAHSSDEEEEEEESEEDGVENQGGLWDSEDSDADVIDDYGADSGSEGEDEDEELLPIEKMARKQKAQEAAGGQWSEEDSDEEEEMATASGPTKEQEADSSLQINVDEEEPFVLPPDGQMEQDAQAPDLQRIHKRIQDIVGVLRDFGAQREEGRSRAEYLSRLRKDLATYYSYGDFLLSKLMDLFPLSELVEFLEANEVPRPVTLRTNTLKTRRRDLAQALINRGVNLDPLGKWSKTGLVVYDSSVPIGATPEYLAGHYMLQGASSMLPVMALAPQEHERILDMCCAPGGKTSYIAQLMKNTGVILANDANAERLKSVVGNLHRLGVTNTIISHHDGRHFPKVVGGFDRVLLDAPCSGTGVISKDPAVKTNKDEKDILRCAHLQKELLLSAIDSVNAASKTGGYLVYCTCSVMVEENEWVVDYALKKRNVRLVPTGLDFGQEGFTRFRERRFHPSLRSTRRFYPHTHNMDGFFIAKFKKFSNSVPQPQPGDSATTTPAGLGLSDLKGQATPRSESSSQPAPKAAGAAKAKQQAQKRQHPKKASFQKLNGVAKRAGAELAAAPSGTKAQASPKLKENRQPAEKADGIREPEVRGQPKRPARKRQTPKKGATLKQNAPPKGTDTETPAVPTFSKPKDGAQPLGKARGAKRLKQHLQEQSLKKAAVQTQNGTAEGPPVPTAPSLTANRPPPAKRKRSRSRGHSQPLLA, via the exons ATGGGGCGCAAGTTGGACCCTACAAAGAAGGCGAAGCGCGGGCCGGGCCGAAAGGCCCGAAAGCAGAAGGGTGCGGAGACGGAGCTCCTCCGTTTCTTGCCTGCAG CTGATGACGAAAATTCCAAGAGACTATCCAGTCGTGCCCGAAAGAG GGCAGCCAAGAGGAGGTTGAGCTCTGCTGAAACTCCCAAGACAAATAAGCCTCCTGGGGCCAAGTCCTTGCCCGGAAAGCTCCCCAAAG GGGTCTCTGCAGGAGCCGTGCAGACTCCTGCTAAGAAGGGAGCCCCCCCTTCATTTGACACTGCTCGGGGCAAGAAGCGGCCAGCTCCAGCCCACAGCAgcgatgaggaagaggaggaggaagagtctGAAGAGGATGGTGTGGAGAACCAGGGGGGCCTCTGGGACTCAGAGGACAGTGATGCTGATGTCATAGACGACTACGGGGCCGACTCCGGCTCCGAGGgagaggatgaagatgaagag TTGCTGCCCATTGAAAAAATGGCTCGGAAGCAGAAGGCCCAGGAAGCTGCAGG GGGCCAGTGGAGTGAGGAAGATTCTgatgaagaggaagaaatggCCACTGCATCAGGTCCGACGaaggagcaggaagctgactcCAGCCTGCAGATCAATGTGGATGAGGAAGAGCCCTTTGTGCTGCCCCCTGATGGGCAGATGGAGCAGG ATGCCCAGGCCCCAGACCTGCAGCGAATTCACAAGCGCATCCAGGACATTGTGGGCGTACTGCGTGATTTTGGGGCCCAGCGGGAGGAAGGTCGGTCTCGGGCAGAGTACCTGAGCCGGCTTCGGAAGGACCTGGCCACTTACTACTCGTACGGGGACTTTCTGCTTAGCAAGCTCATGGACCTCTTCCCTCTGTCTGAG CTGGTGGAGTTCTTAGAGGCCAATGAGGTGCCTCGGCCCGTCACCCTCCGGACCAACACCTTGAAAACCCGCCGCCGAGACCTGGCCCAG GCGCTGATCAATCGTGGGGTTAACCTGGACCCCTTGGGCAAGTGGTCAAAGACTGGGCTGGTGGTGTATGATTCTTCAGTGCCCATTG GTGCTACCCCCGAGTACCTGGCAGGGCACTACATGCTTCAGGGGGCCTCCAGCATGTTACCTGTCATGGCCCTCGCCCCCCAGGAACACGAGCGGATCCTCGACATGTGTTGTGCGCCAGGAGGGAAGACCAGCTACATAG CCCAACTGATGAAGAACACGGGTGTGATCCTTGCCAATGATGCCAACGCCGAGCGGCTCAAGAGTGTTGTGGGCAACCTGCACCGGCTGGGAGTCACCAACACCATCATCAGCCACCACGATGGGCGTCATTTCCCCAAG GTGGTGGGGGGTTTTGACCGAGTACTGCTGGACGCTCCCTGCAGTGGCACTGGGGTCATCTCCAAAGACCCGGCCGTGAAGACAAACAAG GACGAGAAGGACATCCTACGCTGTGCCCACCTTCAGAAGGAGTTGCTGCTGAGTGCTATCGATTCTGTCAACGCCGCCTCCAAGACAGGCGGCTACCTCGTCTACTGCACCTGTTCTGTCATG GTGGAAGAGAACGAGTGGGTGGTAGACTACGCCCTGAAGAAGAGGAACGTGCGGCTGGTGCCCACAGGCCTAGACTTTGGCCAGGAGGGTTTTACCCGCTTTCGGGAAAGGCGCTTCCATCCTAGTCTGCGTTCTACCCGGCGCTTCTACCCTCACACCCACAACATGGATGGCTTCTTTATTGCCAAGTTCAAGAAATTTTCCAACtctgtcccccagccccagccag GAGATTCTGCCACAACCACGCCTGCAGGCCTAGGCTTGTCTGACTTGAAGGGTCAGGCCACCCCCAGGTCTGAGAGCAGCAGCCAGCCGGCCCCGAAGGCTGCAGGGGCTGCAAAGGCAAAGCAGCAGGCGCAGAAGCGGCAACATCCCAAGAAGGCCTCTTTCCAGAAGCTCAACGGCGTCGCCAAAAGGGCAGGCGCAGAACTGGCCGCTGCACCTTCGGGCACAAAGGCCCAGGCCTCCCCCAAGCTCAAGGAGAACCGTCAGCCAGCTGAGAAGGCTGACGGGATCAGGGAGCCAGAGGTGAGAGGGCAGCCCAAGCGACCGGCACGTAAACGGCAGACCCCCAAGAAGGGCGCCACCCTGAAGCAGAACGCCCCTCCCAAGGGCACGGACACAGAAACACCTGCCGTGCCCACCTTCTCCAAGCCCAAGGATGGCGCTCAGCCCCTTGGGAAGGCCAGAGGGGCCAAGAGGCTCAAGCAGCATTTGCAAGAGCAGTCTTTGAAGAAGGCTGCCGTCCAGACTCAGAATGGCACTGCTGAAGGGCCTCCGGTTCCCACCGCACCTTCCCTCACTGCCAACCGGCCCCCACCTGCAAAGAGGAAGAGATCTCGGTCCAGGGGCCACAGCCAGCCCCTGCTGGCCTAG